The nucleotide window TCTTaccttaaaataattgttttgtagatttttcttaatatttttaaactggttgAACGGTTCAAACCCAGATTAAACAAACGTATTTCTCAGTAAGATcgtaattgtattaatttttatggtaCCTGATAataaattcttctgtacagaattctagttaaaatgtttgatgcataagctaatttttctgtattcttcacaattATCTGCTActcctttctttggtatcatgacaacaagactctttttgaagtctgacggaatttctcccttttcgtaaatattatacaccagtttatataatctatctatcccttactcacctgcactgcacagtaattctgcaggtatcccgtctatccaaGGAGCCCTTCTCCCAATCAAATCTTTAATGccctattaaattcagatctcagtattgtacctcccttttcattctcttcgatctcctcttcttcctctataactcCAGTTTGTAactcatttccttcgtataactcaaTATCTTCCAAttacctatcgaccttttctttcgtattgcAAAACGATGTaaaattaagcttaaggattatatataatacaagtataaagaaaagagGACTcactatattaaatgttatcgataacatTGAGTGGAAATCAGGGTGCTGCAGTTCcccagtgcctatacgcgagcttCCACTGCCTATCAGACAAAAGCAGTAAAAAgggaaacagatttttttttcgaaatcgaTTTTTACtctcccgtctagatagcgctatagcagaattgtagctctagaagagaaaatattataatcggtccaatttgggcacacgcggttttcaccggatcttgaccttTTCATACCTAAgaaaccccaaaaaattaaaaagacggatgttaatgttcgtatgtacgagcGCGGATTTTCagggtgttgacctctaaatcaccttaaatCTCCAGAACTAGTGGACCGATTTTCACTGAACTTGGTAAGATTggttctatatatagggcattgatgtttaaacttaaaagttcaagggaatgtggctgtacagcaaggtcaccctcagtatctcaagatttcgcctaattaaagtcatatttttcttaggcacatttgttaacgattaaaaaataacaatatttgcaaaaaaaaaacgttttgtaaaatcgcactcccaccacacaaaaaaatttgttgtagtcGTCTACTATGTTTAGACGTCACAGATTagctgtagaattaaatatatgaataatataatgtgtaaaaaggtaactcggtctggccggctCTTGAACTCGATCACCCAATACCTagtacgttaagcctcgcggctacatcgATATACCAACCGTACaatcgaaatttttttctatgtaagtcgTGAAGTTACATTAGattagttagtgtcgaccgtcgtcgctagtaccgccacacccatgcGAATTAAGCACCGTatgcacgcgctttagttagaatcattgaattagatacgaataaaatattatatttaaatagaatgataaatatttttaattaagttgtatgtgaaACTTTAGCCGCGTGATGGGAAATTCCTACAAGTTtattatcagctttttttatataacactaGCACCTCATCGCGGCTTTGCCCGCGCTATATATATGGTCAcatatgattaattatatatatatattcgggacaaacaaacaaacattctttttttttatatatatatatagattgagtttcaaaagttataaattttgaattttatgtatcgatcagaataaaacatCCTCCctgtattataaaatgataaaaaaatactgaaaacacgaaaattgcaataaatagaTATCTACATGGTATATTGGGAAATGGCTTAAAACGCTCGAATAAAGTCACACTTAATGACTTCTCATCCAAAATTTTTCCTCAACTCTAAAAGTCGAGATATGAGCGATCATTGTTTCTCCCTATATTATAACAGGTAAGAAAAATGCCAGGGGACGTAGTCCCCtagtatatttataacttaaatttaaacatgtctttacaattaaaacaatgaaaaataactcTTCTGCTCCCTgctatatttatagtatttatttctttaatcttaagtggtaattatattgaaattaaaagcaGATTAGAAATTTaagtgaagaataaaaataatgttatctttttatttattagattattagttaaatttatgcACTTTTAAGTGCATAAATGACGTATCAATTTGTATTACGTATATGCCTAATTAACTGTAGAAACATCTTCTTTTCAAACAcaggtaaattaatttaactaaatttaaatttactaaatattgacTTAAATGATTGAAACTTATGAACACCAAACAATAATTTGCTAATCCATTTTTTGTACCTTGAAAAGTCGTTGTGACTTTTTAGGGAAACTCCAAGAGTGATTTATAACATCACGCGggaatgtacataaatatatttcaacttcagttttataaaaacgtttttaattattaaattcatatcatACATTAAACGAAACTAAAGTCATATTTAATAGTATTGTCATTCTAAAattcttattacgtaaaaaattggACATTTTATGTAACTAacaaggaattaaataaaatagattatgattAATTACGGTACCTAAGgtaccgtcccttcagaaagtgattccataatacttaattgtagttaatattaagtgataaaatctcataattctatttaatcaatagaaaaatttcaatgcttatgaatattaaataaatgttgagttaatcattttatcatataaatgtttttataaaaactttctacaataacttgaaaTATGAAAGATAACTTGCTATTTGTGATGAGAGATTGTCACAAACTTTTTGAGCGGACTATAGTCAAAGAGAGgtatacctctaaatcagctatctttgttggcacGGATTTCTAACGCAAGTGcacattccagtatttctatatttcagtgttCGCACCGTAATGccagctgataatttttattaattttctattattattcattagataaatttttattacatttagtgaaggaaataaaaacaggtaaaaaattatcTGCTTGCATTACGGTGCAAAAAATACTgtcgggttaattgtctgcaatgtttctcaatatttttttccaaataaggtgtcattttgttcaaaataaaatgcttaataaattttctattgagtaaaaatttgattaaacaaaaaattataaagatactgaagacaaaaaatttttcGGGAAGGCTgagaattctttattttaattatttcattatgctgcTTTCCTCTATCGTGCCGTATTTCGTCTTTCGTCCCGTATTTCCcagtccaaaatgtttttttacaccCTCACAATGATGATACAAATCCCTACCTGTTCTCAACCGACTGAATTCTGCGTGTAAATTTATATCTAACCATTGGTCATTAAACAGAGTCTTTTTAGgccatttaaaagtaattaattagctaaaatacaaaaaaaattcatggtggtttgagagaaattccaagaaagcagttaaaaaaccttttaatttttcaataactttttgtttactaaacttttaaaataaactaaaattttaactgtagttttgaatattcatactttaatataaaaatgcaattagGGAATGTAAGTAAGAACAGGACGTGTTAATGGTTGCTTGATATTGGTACAGATGGAATGTGCTGGGCGATGGGGTCGTCACTTCCTGATGCcgggaaagtaaataaaatattttaacagtactttaaaaatacataattcggTAATTAAAATGcattctctgaaattttttcaagttttcccAAAAATTCCTGACTTTTCCTGCCTGCGAAAACCATGTTAGATAAAACtaaggaaaaatgtaatttacgtgTAACCCAGCTCCTTTAAAAAGGAACTTTAGTtgttcctttttaattaaatagaaaaaatagacaTCACATAACCGAAGCGCAGAAAAATTGGATAATAGGTAAACTGTTTTTCGAATTAAATTTCGTCggattttgttttagttttgacttcctttactcttttcttttttttgctgtaaAGCCTATTTTTGCATTTGTTATAATAACCAAtgattcccaaacttttccgagtcgaggcgccctttttcagttaaaagttttCCATTGCGCCCTATCCTACGTAAAAGTATGAGTACTCCtaagagataataataaataaaactcgtgtatcatcattatttttttactttattaacgttaaatgaataattataaatgtcttggtttaaTTAtctatgaagcttttacaatatttcgcggcgcacagtttgagAATCACTGTTAATAACAGTTgttgcaatgttttttttataagtaataaattaaatattcactaatcattattgttattaactcttGTTCATAACTGATAATAGTTTTTCattgatatgtattttatttgtttattttctgtaacttatagtaatttttctgttatttaaattagttttttttttttttttttttgacctgatgaataataattcaccacagaagcttgtatgtgggaatatggtaatggaattttgtaacgtatggaAAACATCATGCCTTAACGGAATTCAGGCTCGgataaaaggccaagacgctatcaTTCAATCacggaaatttattttgaattaatgtttggtttatttaatattttattattatgtaaaagtttggttattttaaaaTCCTACTGCTACTCCCACCAACACGTAAGCTTCAAACATATCTAacgatatctttaaaaaaaaaaaacgaataaagttatttgtgtttttctttttcattaattttaatgcttacgatgtttaaaaaaagaatcaaatttacCGCGAAAATTGTACTGCAGATAATTTTGTTGTCTTACCGTATTCAAACGCTATCTTAACGACAAAACACGAAACAACAAGAATCGATAGACAACGCAAGCGCAGTAAACAGATACATCTCAAAATGCGGTATTTATAGCTCGGTTGAACGGGGGGAGAGAAATGATGCAGGAGAGATAAAAATAGAGAGTAGTGTCGCGGGGGAGCATGGGAGACGAGGACGAAGTCCCACGAGCCGCGCTTGCAGCAGGGGGCGTGTCTAGGAGTCGTCGATTCGGAGGACGACGCAGTCCTACGACGGGTCATAGGATACGTAGACCGCAAACACCTGAACCcggaaaagatattaaaaaagaagaaaaacaaatcaaacgAAGTCTTTCTTCGCCCGGTGAACTACGTCGTAATATATCGTCTTCTTCAGATGAAGAGGGATTCATCAAAGAAGCAAAAACTCCTCCGGAAGAAAAGGTTACCGAACAGATAGTTCCTCCAAAACCTGTCCTTCGAAAACGTGTTAAAAGTTTACCGAAATCGGTAGAAgacaaaataaatgaaacgaaaccaaaagaagaagaagaagaagacgataaagaaaaaggaaacgTGAATTCTTCGTCATCGTGGTGGAAATCATGGCAAAATTGGGCTGCACAACCTCGTGGAAAATCATTAGAAAGAGAACCGGGTACAGAACCTCCGCAGGCTGTTCCTCGTAAAAGAAATAGAAGTTTAACCAGACCTTcacagaaatcaaataaaaaacgtAACGCTTCGCTTTCTATCGAACGAAATAAATCGTCATCGCAAGAACGAAAATCTTCACCGTCAAATGAAAGTCCAAAatcacaagaaaagaaaaaattgacgTCGAGCGAACGAAGAAAACAATTATCGAAAGAACGAACAAGTTTTGACGATAGTAGCGATGAATTTTGGAAACCGGGGAGTTTAGAATCTGCTTTAATTAGACTAGAAAGAGAGATTAAAGAAATTCCTCAAGAAAATAGACCGATTAAAACgccaaaaaaatatcaaaaagcgCACGATGAAACACCACAAGTAACATTAAGACAAGAATGGAACGCTTTTTTGGAAGAACATGCAGAtgatttgaaaaagattaaattactaAGAAATTATTGCGCGTcctcatttataatattaatgatctATTGCGGATTAGGAGGTATAATGTTTCGCTTTATTGAGGGTGCTTTCGAATCGTTTTATAAATGCGGTGTTAAAAGGGTGAAACGTGATTTTGTCGACTCCCTTTGGACGAGCAGTCATAATCTTCGTGAAGAAGAATGGAAGAGTTTAGCTCGACGTAAATTAATGACTTTTGAAGAACAATTACATGAAGCGTTTGAAGCAGGTACAACAAGTTATAGTGGTCAACGATCGTggagttttttaaattctgtcatATACTGCTTGACTGCTGTGACAACAATCGGTcagtattttttacttatttcttattaaaaaaaaaaaaactgtacataaatatataacattactgataattaaatacttaaataacgaaatattttaaagaagtgataaaataataatagtttataatagtttacggagtttttaaaaacaaaatttaagcaaCAAGTGTAACGCGTTACATTTATACATGGGATACGTTGAGAAACTGTACCTTCACAAATACAGCAGGGATATtatctataaacaaaatatttttatattaattgatgaatattataaacttttacataaaattaaaattctatttaattactttttttatataaaagttctgttttcaaaattatttcttaattttttttaattacaaacacatTGTGTTAGTGAACTTTAATATATTGTAAGTATATTACCGAATTAAATTAagagtatgtttattaaatagagtaaatagttttatatagtGGAACGCCAATTATGTGGATTGATTTTTGCAAGACCGAATCCAGATAATCAGAAAtcccaataattaaaaaattataaaagatttatcaaaCGTActgatttgaatataaattatcttattaaatggTTATCACATAAAAacgagaatataaataaataaatttatttcaaattaaaaaaatatttcagaactctatacgaattgcaaaaaaaaaaatcaattaaaaatcctagtaaaaataaagatcgataaaaatatatttaatgttgaaacaaagctatttttatttaaatagtatttttattattttttttttttaatttcctagcgGGGATGTAAAAAGTCTGGATAGTTGAACAATCAGAAAATTGGAGTTCGgattatatatatgcatacataacTGCAATCTTTCggagaagaaaatatatatataaatttaaataaaattatcataatgaatttttataattgaaattattttatgtacgattaaaaaatgaaagagaataaataaaaaatttaatgattaaaaaaactcacacacacaaataaaaaaataaatctatttttaaaaaaaccgtaaAGTAGAAtgattatcagtattatttttaataaataacttttgttttattaacaatacatttaaatatatgtaaataatataaatttagtaaatcaaatataaatgaaaccactctttaaaaatcattaaacttaataagttatttaaaataaaacacgcaACTGcagattaatcttttattttactttttttttggttatgtaaatgataattttttaacttaataatcatAACATAATTTCAcgctaaatatatttacataatctgACAAGgtccagtgattttttttttactaaaaataccaTATCAGTATCTAAACAGAGAGATGTAGGTTATACTAGGAAATCTACTTTAGTAAccgaatatttattaatagattatacttacattaaaattttatactttttttttactattatttatttaaaaatatttaattattaattatttacgtatatttttttaaaagaattaaaaaaataaataaacatcatccttaaaaaaattatgagacgTAGCTATTTTTAAACAGTGTTTCTTGAAGCGACTGCAGTATTACGTAGAGTTACGGATCTAAATGTTccgagttttaaataaaactcatgttAATTAGCCTCTAACTACaatactgaaaatttgttttcttattactaTTACGTAATTTAACGACTTATCTaggattatcattatttttattatcacataaaaagtaataatatgatGCAAGcaaaattaccttttattttttcggCTGCGCATACAAAAATTAATCGTGgccatgaaaaattattcaaaaattaatttgggtaaaagttttaattgtataatattcatatgttcaattataaaatattttcatatatgtaCACATATCTAAACGAAACAAATTAGACTAGGTAACTTGTTATATTTTaactcaatgtttttttttcatgtttgtcatcaaatcttgcatccttaatttaatataCGTTCTGACACTACCTACTGaagaaattttgcacagttactaaggtcggatgacagtacaatattcaatcattacttttgaaaacatccccgtacgggggtaaattaagggtgcgtgtgtaataattttaaatacttcctgacattgcctattgatgaaattttgcacaattaataaggtcgggtgacaatacaatattccaccattacttttgcaaacaaccttccgtacgggggtaaattaatgGTGCAGGAGTAGAAAACTGAAAAACTGTTAAACGGCTAAGCTGGATTTTTGGGGGTCGAAGATGACAAATTCGATAGCgacaaaaaacagtttttcttaatttaaaattaaatgtttttaaataatcaaaaacttcagtatttcgttactttgtacagtaaatgtttgattgaaaatttgtttgacactttataaatatattagatatttcAAGACATGATATTATCTttagaaatccaaattaacctactaattaaactcatgtaataaatgataataatttgattaaagtatgactaaaaaatataaagcgagttttttgtaatattatttttatttagattaatttttttctaaaatgttaaactttttgtCATATGTGTTTCATGTAAATTCATTCTTTGTAAACTTCATTTGTATTTACTTCTTGAACATTGgataaatgcaatttaattctCATAAGGTCACtcgagtatttatttttaagtctgtTTCGGTATTTCGTTCTTATGGTATTCATAACAGAATGCGCTGGATGCTAGAAAAGTTTCCATCATATTATACAGAAACGAAAGGTTAGATAATTTAGAGTAAATTTGGACAAAGGTTAACGTATCGCCGCTACAAGTCTTCAATAACCTTAGTTTAATTTTCTCTAGAACTGTAAGTTTCAATTCTGAATATTCGTtccatatttacttccttgtacgaaataaaagaactactgtgatcgcgaaaaatttcagttttctaatttcaacggaaatgtctattatgaccacccctgaatcccttttgactagttttggcgtgacgtctgtatctcgcataactcaaaaacgattagcctagaatattgaaattttggatttaggactgctgtaatatgTAGTTGTGCCCtaccctttcgattgcaatcgactgaaccaaaagtgtacgaaaaagcccaaaataaaaaaaacggtttggactttttcttaactgagcaataagccctcattgagagcttattcAACGATTAATCGTtgaataagttataattattttcattggttcaagagttatagcaaataaaaaaaatttaattgatgaaatatttggatgatagagaaaggcacatcggttcgaatcaaactgcatctcattttttttttaacttttttttaattaaaatatactgatttattaataattaattataaacctctaattgtaaaaaggttttacgatgagtaataattcaataaaaaaaaattttttaaagtgaaaaaatatcagaagtttttaatgaaataagattttatgtttttcattttaaaaaaaaaaatgtgtaaatgtaatttaataggtgtccaaggaagtcatgtgttctccacatcagatttttttattgaagcaaaacaaacgaaaaatagacagaaaatcatattattcttttcgtatctaataaaatttcttaatatagaaaacacaaaaaaaattacaagttttgttactaaatcttccgcctttattattcatttaacaaaccAATGTAAtacacaaatctttaaaaaaaaacttgttttttgacaccgaatttttgttttacgtcgaatatcttAACTACCGGAGTTACAGTTCTAGGAGTTACTATAGTTCTaggaactattttattatatttcccaACTTAAATTACATAAGGAACTACCAACTTTACtgcttaatttggatcccaaaaattagtAGGGATTCTTTTTAgtagaactgaaatccgggtgaaatattTCGATAGCCacaactcgaaaacaaagtgtttgtAGACGTATGTTtacatgaacgtttttcattattttcattagtagaacGTCCTGAAAGTT belongs to Lycorma delicatula isolate Av1 chromosome 1, ASM4794821v1, whole genome shotgun sequence and includes:
- the LOC142334445 gene encoding uncharacterized protein LOC142334445 isoform X1, whose protein sequence is MGDEDEVPRAALAAGGVSRSRRFGGRRSPTTGHRIRRPQTPEPGKDIKKEEKQIKRSLSSPGELRRNISSSSDEEGFIKEAKTPPEEKVTEQIVPPKPVLRKRVKSLPKSVEDKINETKPKEEEEEDDKEKGNVNSSSSWWKSWQNWAAQPRGKSLEREPGTEPPQAVPRKRNRSLTRPSQKSNKKRNASLSIERNKSSSQERKSSPSNESPKSQEKKKLTSSERRKQLSKERTSFDDSSDEFWKPGSLESALIRLEREIKEIPQENRPIKTPKKYQKAHDETPQVTLRQEWNAFLEEHADDLKKIKLLRNYCASSFIILMIYCGLGGIMFRFIEGAFESFYKCGVKRVKRDFVDSLWTSSHNLREEEWKSLARRKLMTFEEQLHEAFEAGTTSYSGQRSWSFLNSVIYCLTAVTTIGYGHISPSTTTGRAVTIAYAIIGIPMFLILLADFGKLFTRGIKFIWAFVRRVYYTGSCRKVRRTVPVQEMMKGVQMVYDIATFRRPSQIPPGTEVEGAPPLPPRTAYPQQNHNSGTDPPGTPALSTFAVDDEFNIPITVAIVILLIYIVCGALVFWYWEGWGFFESFYFVFISMSTIGFGDFVPQNQMYMMASIVYLVFGLALTSMCINVVQEKLSDTFRKASAKIGATIGLQVAEEDGAITPAKPIPVELAEVHTSAKKTDQQSTVNDIQEKKSES